The Ruminococcaceae bacterium R-25 genomic interval CAGTTTCCTCTTCCTCCGCGCTCATCCACCTTTTTCAATCCCACGAGCGAAAAGATAATGCTGAGGATTGCCGGAACGATATTGGTATAAGGAATATAAACTGCGACTACGGAAACGATACCCAGGATGAGGCCTGCTCTGGCAATGTAATTCACATTGTATTTCTTGGGCATAGGGATCTCTACGCTTTCGCTGTAATCCTTGCCGGCATCGTTTGGCGGGTAGATCGGCCGGGCAGGCTCAATTATAACCGGTGCTTTCGCTCCGCAGTTGGAACAAAAAGACTGGCCGTCAGGAATAAAAGATCCGCATGATTCACAATTCATAGTCTGCCTCGCAAAACAAATTTAATATGATAATTATATAGCAATTGCTCCGCACATAATAAATGGCAGCTCAAAATGAGTTGACATGTGTCTACCTCGATGTTATATTCTCGGTATACGTTTGTATACCTATCAGCTGAAGCTGAAAAGATATGGGGGAATAAATATGATCTTAAGACAGAATAGTATTAAAAAAGCCATTGCATCACTTCTGGTTTCTGCGATGCTCGTGTCATTTGGAGCGTGCAGCAATAATCCGAAATATCAGTTTGAAAATACCGAATCCGGAAGAACCTGGTCAAATCCGGATGAAAAATACGCTAAACTCGTTAAGATCTATGGCGATTCCGTTTGTACGGGAGTAATTGCCGTTGCCACGGATGAAGACATGATATACCTCTATGCGGAAAACGAGCTGGAAAAAGACGGGAAGACCTATGAGTCAGAGGATACGATCTTCGATATGGCTTCCGTCAGCAAGACATTTACGGCAGTAGCGGTATTGCAGCTGGTCGAAAAAGGAAAGATCAGTCTTGGTGATACGCTGGATAAGTATTTTCCGGAATATGAGACAGGAAAGAAGATAACTGTCTACAATCTGCTTCACATGAATTCCGGAATTCCCGATTACTGCAATAATCCTGATCCGTTCTGGAACATATCAGGCGAGGATGCTGCAAACAAGAAGCTTAGTGATATCTTTCTCGATAAGGTTTCCGATGAGGAGTTTTTGCAGGCTCTGTATAAGGCACCTCTGGATTTTGAACCCGGAGAAGGATACGAGTACAGCAATACCAATTATCATCTTCTTGCTTTCATTATCGAGAACGTGTCCGATATGAAATACTGCGATTATGTTAAGAAGAATATCTTTGATAAATGCCAGATGACGAAGACATCATCTATGGCTAAAGATGACATGACATATGTGCCTGTAGGGTTTGACGAGTATGTTCGCTACGGCTTTACTGATGAGAACGGATATCCTGCAGGTCCGAATTCATACAGAGGTGACAGCGGAATACATTCCTGCCTTACAGACATGGTCAAGTTTGACAGGGCGCTTTTCACGGGAAAGCTGCTTAATAAGGATTCGATGGAAATCCTGCTTAAGGATGAGAGCGGTTACTGCTGCGGTCTGATGAAGGATATTAACGGCTATTCCCACAGCGGTTCTTCGTTTACATGTTCAACCAATAACAGGATCATTGAATCTGAAGAGTTCGGACATATCTATATAATCACGCTCGAAAGGAACATAGCGGCGCCTGATTTTGACAGTGATGATCCTATGGACGGTACCAGTTACACTCCGGGTGTTTTTAAAGACGGCGTATATACAAATGAATGTGCCGGATTGAAGCTGAAAATACCTGACGGTTTTCAGGAAATAGGCGAAGAAGACCGTGATGAAATGTTTATGTATGCCGTGAATTCGACAAAAGGCGAAGATAAGAAGCGCCTGCTCGCAACAGAATATGATGCAGGCTTCTGGTTAAAAGGAGAAACAATACATATATATTTCTTTAACAGATGGCTTGGATCCAAGGATGGCCGGAATTATACAGCAGAAGACTATCTGAACGACTATATGAAATTTGAGATCAGCAGCCTCGTAAAAGATGGTTTAACAGCCACACAAAGTGATATAGTGAAAGTAACGCTCGGCGGAAAAGAATACTTACGCGTCGAACTGGTTATGGAAGCCGGCAGTGATGAAGCTCATGTTTATTACTATGTGAGAAAACTTGACGACAACCTGATGCTGATGATCGAAGCTGACAGCATGAGCGATAAGAGGGCAGACTATTACGAAAAGTTATTTATGGAGTAATAAAAGGAGAACTATATGGTCGAGAACAGTGTAAATAAGGTTCCCAAGGGTCCAAAAGTATTAGGTGTGCTTTCAATGGTGTTTTCCGGTTTGGGAATAATAGGAATGGTAATGATAATGATAGCCGCGGCATTGCCTTCCGGAAGAAGTGTCCAGATCGAATCAGTAGAAGCCACCAAGTTGATCGTTTTCTTTTTGGGAGCCTGTCTCGGATACATGCTCGCACCGGTTGGTGGCTTGCTTGGAATAATCTCTATGATAATTATGCTTGTTAAGCGCAGCAGGAAAATACTCTGGCTTCCGATAACAGGTGCTGCGATAGGTATGTTCGCTTTTGTCGGATCAATAATTGCTACAGCAGGCATAGGCTAAAAACACTCATAACGTTAAGAAAGGAAAATCTGTATGTTTTGTTCCAATTGCGGTGCTCAAGTAGGAGATAACGAAAAGTTTTGCAAGGTTTGCGGAACAGCTGTAAATGTTCAGGCAGCAGCGCCTGTGATGCAGCAGGCACCTGTCTATCAGCAACCTGTACCTCAGCCTGCAGTCCAGCCTGAACCTGTTTATCAGCAACCTGTACCTCAGCCTGTCCAGCCGGCAGTCCAGCCTGCGCCTGTTTATCAGCAGCCTGTTCAGGCAGTTCCTCAAGCAGCTGCGCCTGCTAAAGTAAAGGGCGGACCGAGACGCACCTGTTTTGTTGTGGGACTTATTACAGATATCATGCTGATACTTGAGATCTTTCCTGCAGGTGCTATTGGAGTAATGATGTTTTTCGTAGGCCCGTTTGCCATGATGCTTGGAGCCAGCAACTCCGATGACCTTTTTGTTTATGGACTTCTGATATTATTAGGCGCTGCCATACTCCTGGCCATGGCTATCGTATCGATCGTACTTAACGGTATCTGCACCAAGATAACGGGAAGAAGACCTGCTTCCAAATGCAGATCATTAAGGATGGCAGCTTCTATCATAACCATGATCGATTCAGTTATCGTGATAGCTCCGATTATCGGTTTAAATAATATAATGAGTGATGCCGAGTTCTTCTATGGAATATTTGCCCTGACCTTTATAATGGCAGTCGTTTTCCTGGTATTGGCCATCATTACAAACAGCAAAGAAAAGAAGCTTGCAGCTTAATAGCGGATATCCTTAAGGCACTTATTTTGTGAGATGAGACATGTTAAACCAGTTTTCGAGAACTGAATTACTATTCGGAAAAGAGGCAATCAAGCGCTTGTCTCAATGCCGCGTGGCTGTTTTCGGAATCGGCGGTGTCGGAGGATATGTGTGTGAAGCGCTGGCCAGGAGCGGCATTGGCGCATTTGACCTGATAGACGATGACAAAGTCTGCTTAACAAACATTAACAGGCAGATAATAGCTACTCAGAAAACTGTCGGCCGGTATAAGGTTGACGTTATGAAGGAACGCATTCTCGATATCAATCCGGAAGCCCGGGTAAATACATATAAATGCTTTTTCCTTCCCGAAAACGCTTCTGATTTCCCTTTTGATAAATACGATTATGTAGTCGACGCCATTGATACTGTTACAGCCAAGATCGAACTGGTCATGAGTAGCCAGAAGGCAGGGGTTCCCATCATGAGTTCAATGGGTGCCGGAAATAAGCTCGATCCGACTAAGTTCCGTGTTGCCGATATCTATAAGACACATATGGATCCTCTGGCGAAAGTAATGCGCCGAGAACTTAAAAAGAGAGGCGTTAAAAATCTGAAAGTCGTCTATTCCGAGGAAGAACCGGTCACACCCTTTGAGGATATATCCGAAGCCCAGGCTGACTGTGAGTCTGAGCGTCCTGATTCCAAGCGCAGAAGCCTTCCGGGCAGCACTGCATTTGTACCCTCTGTAGCCGGTCTTATAATCGCAGGCGAAGTGATCAAAGATCTTGCGGGAGGAGGCAGTCATGGGTAAAAAGGATAAAGCTAAAAATAAAAGAAAGACATTTATCGGCTACTACTGGCCGTATCTTCTCGTTGCCTTAGGACCCATTGTTATCTGGCTGATAATTGCGGTCATTTACTCATTGGCAACACACAGCAATTTCCTTTTGACATGGGAGTTCTACGGGACTGTCTTTTTGATGTTCGTGTACTTTTTGCTGCTTAAGCTCAGCTACTTCGGATTCGTTGTTGCTGCGCTTATCCTCTCAATACCTTTACTGATACTGCTCTTCGGAGCGGTCATTTCCGCGAAGAAGGCAAAGAAAGCTAAGGCTGATATATCGGACAAAGATAATCAAGAATGATATAAATCCTGTATAATTATCTTGGAGGTGATTCGTATGAAAAAGATATTTGCACTGATCCTTTCAGCAACGATGCTCTTATCGCTTGCATCTTGCGCAAATTCCGGCGGATCCGGATCTACTGAGGCAACTTCTGCCAAGCAAACCGAAACAGAAGCCAATGCCGGCGGAAATAACGATGCCACCAAAGATACTGCAGCCGCAGATGCAATTGTTCTGCTCCCCGGTGAGCTCTATCAGTTCGATAAAGACGTGATCAAGGGAATAACCTTGAAAGGCAACCAGCTCGGCTCCGCAGAATTTAATGACAAGGATCCTGACGTAAAGGGAATAAGATGCGTATTCTTACTTAATGAATGGGTTGAGTTCCATCTTGATTCAAGTGTAACAAACGGTATTTACGTCTATGTATATAAGCATGCTGACGATGCAAAAGTCTATACAGATATGGGCTTTACCGAAGAAGACGTCAAAGTGCTTGCCACCTGCACATTGGAAAAGCCTGAGGATGCAGCAGACCAGTGGGGCTCATTATATCTGAATCCCGATTCTGCAGATCCCGGTGTCTACGATATCGTATTTGTTAAGGACGGAAAAGCCGTTGCGGTCATGGAAGCCAAGTTCTATGCGGAAGTAGATCCGATCAGAGATAAATCTGATGATGATCTCAGAGCCATGATGAAAGATTTCTAATCTTAAATTCAGTAAGATACCAATGCAGCCCGGAGTGATCCGGGCTGCTGTATTTGGGGGAGTAGGTTAGTTTGCCTTAAGCAATTCCTTTATATCTTTGGCAATTCTTTCAGATTCATAGTTATGCACATAGTGACCGCATTCAAGCTCTACATACTTGCCGTTAACGGACGCATTGACGATCTCCTTGTGTGAATCTGCCCATAACGCCTTATCTTTATTTGTACCAGATATATACTGGATGGTCGGAACAGACGGGAGAGGATTTTTGCTTATCTCATCAAAGACATCGACAATACCTTCGCATTCACGGGCAACTGTGTTGTTGCCATGGCTTTTACAGCTTATCCCGTTTGAACAGAAGCAGTATTTTGTTGAGCACATGGAAAGTGCTGCAATTAGAAAGGAAAAAAAGGAAACCGAGCACAGAGAAACGCTGGAAAGATTTGCTGGGTATGGATTATTAGCGCTTGGACTTGGCGTGGGCTTATTAGCATTCATATTTGGTGGAGGTTATCCTTCAAACAATCGTTATTAACTTAGCAATATTAGCGGCTTGTCGTCATAAGGTGACAAGCCCTTAATTATTAGATAAGCGAAGATTTTTTCAGAAATCCTCTCATAAGTGTCCTATTATCTGAGTTATTCCCGCAACATTCCTTACCCACGGCGCCATCTCTAAGAACCAGTTTGACCTCTCGGTTTAGATGGGGATGACAGGACTCGAGTAAACAGGGTTTCAATACTGCCCTCGCGAAAAAAACATTTCCTATAATAGAACGACCACAATTTTGGAATGGTCGCAAATATTTATTAGCTTACTAAGAAAGAACGATTTTCTTAGTAGGCGTTCTTCCTATGCGCATCTTTTGAGATCTGAAATGCCATGACTGAGAATTTTAAGGGATTCCTATAGTTTGGCTATTTCAGCAGGCGTTTCTTATTACCGCATAATTCCGCATATCAACTTATTGATATATATCAAATTCTATATAGAAAGGAGTAAAAGAATAACTATGATTAACAGAAGTGGTTAGAGTTGTGTTATTGCTGAAAATGAAGTTTTGCCTCAAAAAGCCGGTCTATTCCTTATTAAAGAAGTTGGAAAGTTGTCTTGATCTGATAGAAAACATGACCCTGCTTGCATAACTTGTAAGGCGGAGAAACTTCATTCCCCTCATAACAATATGAACATTCTCAAAACGTAAAGCAATACTGTATTCCTAAACAGTAACAAGATTTAACCGGTTTGAAGGCAGGTGCCTCGGGCCGGTCAGTATTACACACCCCAAAATAAGGAGAAATACCATGAATAACGAAAATCAGATAGAAGAAGAGAAGACATACGAGTTCTTTTGGCAGACAGCATTAAAGGATCCGGTTAGGAGGAAGGGCACGCGCAACTTCCTCATAGTCCTGGTTGCTTTCGCATTAACAGCCTGTATGGTCATGTCCTGCTTTATAGCATTCCCGTTGCATCTGGATGAGGCAGGCATAAAGCTGTTCAAATGTTTAGTGTCATACACGGTAATGTTAATAATCCAGACCATATTGCTTGGATTATCAATGTCGGGTTTCAAGATAAATACGAAAGCCAATAGCAGCATTATGGTCTTAATCGTAGTTTTGCATTTAGCCAGCTGGGCATTTCTTGTTCTTGCTACTATCGTTACAAGCATGCTCGTTCGCTGATTCAGTTTAAGTATTCAGAAGGAATATATATGAATGATTCTAATAAATTAATCTCAAGGGAGAGCGAGGCCGAAATGGCCTTGCTTGCCCTCTGCATGCGAAAAGATGAAGCGATACTTAAGACAGTTGAGAATAAGATCTCGACAGAGGATTTCACTGATCCGCGAAACCGTACAATATTCAGTGTTGTCATGGATATGTTCTTTAACAACGTTCATATAGACCGCATTACAGTCTATTCAGAGCTTGAAAGAAGAAAGCTTGCAGATCAGGCGGGCGGTCAGCGGTATGTTTACAAGGTTGGCGACACTACAGCAGTTCAGTCAGCGCTTGTAAGCTATGTTTCGATAATAAGAGAACAGAGCACAAGCCGTAAATTGATGATGGTGATAGATGATGTTAAGTCTAACCTTTCTAAAGGCAATCTACACGCAGGTGAAGCGGCAAGCTATGCAGTAAGTAAGATAACTCCATTTATCAATCCAGAGGATTCCAGAGGTTTCGAACCTCTACATGATATCCTCAAGACCACCATGACTGACATCACCGCCGAAATCCGTGATAACAACGCTGGCGGAAAGATCAAGTTGGGCTACCCGAAGCTTGATTCAATGCTCGGAGGATTAAGACCAGGTTCACTTAACATACTTGCAGCCCGACCTTCCATGGGCAAGTCTGCTTTGGCTATTAACATGGCGGCGAACGTCGCTGCAAATGGCCATACCGTTGCAATCTTCTCCTTAGAGATGAGTAAGCAGGAGATAGGCTCCAGACTGATGTCATCCTGTATGAATAAGCCTGTAAACGAGATCATATACTCACATAAGATGACCGATGATGACAGAAAGCAGATCGACACGGCATTGATAAAGCTCGGGGATTATCCAATCTATATTGATGACAACTCCGATACCAATCCGATATCCATGAAGTCCAAGCTTCAGCAGCTTGCATCTTCAGGTGCAGAACCGAAACTTGTCATTGTTGACTATCTGCAACTTATGACAATGAAGTCTGCACGAGCTAGGTCTCGGAATGAGGAAGTAACGGATATCTCGAGAAATCTAAAACTTCTGGCTAAGGATCTTAATATTCCGATAATCGCACTCTCTCAGTTATCAAGAGGTGCTGCACAGAGAGAAGATCACACACCGCAGTTATCTGACCTTAGAGATTCTGGCGCAATTGAACAGGATGCAGACACCGTTATGTTCATTGACAGGCCTGATTACTACAAGAAGAAAGAAGAAGGTTCGGCTGAAGAAGGTAATACCCTAAATGGCGACGAAGTTAGGCCGGCCTATATTTATCTCGAGAAGAACCGTCATGGTAAGACTGGCAGGGATTCTGTTTGGTGGATTCCATCAAAGACTATGTTCTATGAGCATAGTGATAGGGATCCTTCAGAGCCAGAAAGCCAGCATATGACATCAGCAACTACGGATTATGACGATCAATATGATGTGCCTCCTCAGCCCGATGATAAGGATATTCCGCCGGAAGACGGCGATATCTTTCCGCAAATGACAGAATAGGTATAACGATCTGCTCCTCGCAAAATAATCATCTCTTATAACAGTACGGCCACACCTTCGGGTGTGGTCGAATTTTATCTGAAAGGAGTAATTACTCATGGAAAGAATTACATCACAAAATAAAGAAACTAATACGGAGGAATTAGAACATGAATAACAATGATTTTAAAAATTTCCGAATTGAAGCATTAGACAGAATCGAAAGGCCTGATCCGAATATTGCTATAGAGAAAGTAAGAAAACAGTTTAAGCCTGTCATAGAAGAATACTGTGTGTATATTCCTGATCATGTAGATCATTACTGGTATAGATTGAGATCTGAAGACTATTCTCTTGACGAATTTACAGGGGATGTTCAAAGACACACCCAAAGGTATGTTTATGACAGATATAGCAGGAGAATTAGAACAGCACTTCAAAAAGAATTGTTGGAGCTTATAGCCGACTACATGTCTAAAATCAGAGCAGCAGTTCCGGAACTTACTTTGAACTATTCTTGTAATGTGAAAGAATCTATAATCCACTTGCTCGATCACGAAAGCATCATGTTCCATTTTGAAGAAGTAGAGATTGAACAGTGTAAGAAAATTCCAATATACGAGTTGGAAAAGGATAAAAGAGTAAGAAACGACTATATTAAAACTCTCAGAAGGGAACTGCAAAGCAACGATAAGAGAATGGGGCTCTTTGACCGTCAGTGCATTTACGAGCCTGCTCTTGGTTATTATTCCCAATTCGAAAACTGGGCAGATCGCCTCTACAACAGTATCAGAACAATACTATTAAATGATTTGGTAAAGCAGGCTGACAGGTGGTCTACCGGAGGTCAGCAATGTCAAGAAGGCGATTCTTGACAGAGTAATTTGGAGTTTGGGTATTTCCTGTGAGTATATTAGGCATCATTATCGGTGGTTTTTGAATCTCCGATAATGGTGCTTAAGCTTTCTTGAACACACTTCAATGAGACATTTCTCGCAAGAAAAAAATATCGAATAAGGGAAGAATAGAGGTTTTATTTATCAAATAACTGGAGGGATAGACTGTGCAGAATTTTAACGGTACTTATATCTGGCATTACGTTAGCAACGAAAACAAGGTTGAAGGCATTAAAGCGGGAGCCCCGCACTTGGTTTGTGTCGAAAACATAAATGAAAAGGGGCCGGCCTGGAAGCTGTGGTTAGCCTATTGGTTTGAGAAAGGCGATAGCCTTCAGTTAATGGACTCAAAAGGTGCACCTCACCAGTTCGACATCAAGGAAGAGGGGTTTTACGTGGTAGATGACTTTAAAGCTGGGGGACTTTATCGGCTCATCGGTGTGCGTTACTGGACAACTATAGCAGAACCCGAAGTTAATCCTGAAGAGATTCTTACTATTTTGTAAGAAGAATAATATTTATCGGTAAATAATCAAGGATTCTTTACTGAGGTGATATAATTACTACAATAGAAGTGTAGCCCTTTATCAAACTACATAAGGATAAGCCAATAATGGTGGGTAAATGCCTTGAAAAGTGTTGAATGCTTAGCTGAATACGAAAAGGTATTAATGACAAATGTCACATCTCAGAACATGTTTGAAGATGTTTTGAGGTGGATTCATGCCCGCCATGATGATTGGATGGATGATCGTATACGGATAGGGTTGGTTGGCGATACCAGTTCAGGAAAATCGACACTTATTAATGCTATTTTAGGAAAAGATATATTATCCAGCTCGGTTGTACCATCTTCAGGGGTATTAGTTTGTTGTACAAAAGGACCTGAAGAGTCTATTGTCGTTCACTTTGTTGACGGTCATTCTGAAGTATTAAAAGGAAAAGATTATTCAAAGAAAAAACTACAGGAGTATAGCGACGAGCGTTATAACAGAGGAAATATTAAAGGTGTTTCAAGTATAGAACTACAAACACCCAATCTGAATATAGGTGAAGATGTTATTCTTATTGACAGTCCCGGTCTTAATGCCTATGGTTTAGCTGCACATGAGAGAATAACCCTTGATACGCTTCTGCCAACGATAGATATATGCGTTTATGTAACAACGGTTAAGGTCAGCAGTGATGCTAATACCTTAGCTGTACTAAATTCTGTTGCATTATATAAATGCCCAATCATAATAGTACAAAATAAAATTGACTCTAT includes:
- a CDS encoding CubicO group peptidase (beta-lactamase class C family), which gives rise to MILRQNSIKKAIASLLVSAMLVSFGACSNNPKYQFENTESGRTWSNPDEKYAKLVKIYGDSVCTGVIAVATDEDMIYLYAENELEKDGKTYESEDTIFDMASVSKTFTAVAVLQLVEKGKISLGDTLDKYFPEYETGKKITVYNLLHMNSGIPDYCNNPDPFWNISGEDAANKKLSDIFLDKVSDEEFLQALYKAPLDFEPGEGYEYSNTNYHLLAFIIENVSDMKYCDYVKKNIFDKCQMTKTSSMAKDDMTYVPVGFDEYVRYGFTDENGYPAGPNSYRGDSGIHSCLTDMVKFDRALFTGKLLNKDSMEILLKDESGYCCGLMKDINGYSHSGSSFTCSTNNRIIESEEFGHIYIITLERNIAAPDFDSDDPMDGTSYTPGVFKDGVYTNECAGLKLKIPDGFQEIGEEDRDEMFMYAVNSTKGEDKKRLLATEYDAGFWLKGETIHIYFFNRWLGSKDGRNYTAEDYLNDYMKFEISSLVKDGLTATQSDIVKVTLGGKEYLRVELVMEAGSDEAHVYYYVRKLDDNLMLMIEADSMSDKRADYYEKLFME
- a CDS encoding zinc ribbon protein yields the protein MFCSNCGAQVGDNEKFCKVCGTAVNVQAAAPVMQQAPVYQQPVPQPAVQPEPVYQQPVPQPVQPAVQPAPVYQQPVQAVPQAAAPAKVKGGPRRTCFVVGLITDIMLILEIFPAGAIGVMMFFVGPFAMMLGASNSDDLFVYGLLILLGAAILLAMAIVSIVLNGICTKITGRRPASKCRSLRMAASIITMIDSVIVIAPIIGLNNIMSDAEFFYGIFALTFIMAVVFLVLAIITNSKEKKLAA
- a CDS encoding tRNA A37 threonylcarbamoyladenosine dehydratase — encoded protein: MLNQFSRTELLFGKEAIKRLSQCRVAVFGIGGVGGYVCEALARSGIGAFDLIDDDKVCLTNINRQIIATQKTVGRYKVDVMKERILDINPEARVNTYKCFFLPENASDFPFDKYDYVVDAIDTVTAKIELVMSSQKAGVPIMSSMGAGNKLDPTKFRVADIYKTHMDPLAKVMRRELKKRGVKNLKVVYSEEEPVTPFEDISEAQADCESERPDSKRRSLPGSTAFVPSVAGLIIAGEVIKDLAGGGSHG
- a CDS encoding replicative DNA helicase; translation: MNDSNKLISRESEAEMALLALCMRKDEAILKTVENKISTEDFTDPRNRTIFSVVMDMFFNNVHIDRITVYSELERRKLADQAGGQRYVYKVGDTTAVQSALVSYVSIIREQSTSRKLMMVIDDVKSNLSKGNLHAGEAASYAVSKITPFINPEDSRGFEPLHDILKTTMTDITAEIRDNNAGGKIKLGYPKLDSMLGGLRPGSLNILAARPSMGKSALAINMAANVAANGHTVAIFSLEMSKQEIGSRLMSSCMNKPVNEIIYSHKMTDDDRKQIDTALIKLGDYPIYIDDNSDTNPISMKSKLQQLASSGAEPKLVIVDYLQLMTMKSARARSRNEEVTDISRNLKLLAKDLNIPIIALSQLSRGAAQREDHTPQLSDLRDSGAIEQDADTVMFIDRPDYYKKKEEGSAEEGNTLNGDEVRPAYIYLEKNRHGKTGRDSVWWIPSKTMFYEHSDRDPSEPESQHMTSATTDYDDQYDVPPQPDDKDIPPEDGDIFPQMTE
- a CDS encoding small GTP-binding protein — encoded protein: MKSVECLAEYEKVLMTNVTSQNMFEDVLRWIHARHDDWMDDRIRIGLVGDTSSGKSTLINAILGKDILSSSVVPSSGVLVCCTKGPEESIVVHFVDGHSEVLKGKDYSKKKLQEYSDERYNRGNIKGVSSIELQTPNLNIGEDVILIDSPGLNAYGLAAHERITLDTLLPTIDICVYVTTVKVSSDANTLAVLNSVALYKCPIIIVQNKIDSINASPSGDKDKSQVAKDHVVRLRRIVDRSLIRDKKTVPIIQLSAIKALESKSGIDKKIKENNPSLSDSGFEHFIGMLKNQLDNYRPYIESVRLSSISQSIVSLSEEIGGSVNAMEIIESPIDDKDYDSMIAEIDSFIELSLKDVDNMMKSISLEIDSLIVNIKKMINRYLYGRRSTYFYCF